The following proteins come from a genomic window of Trifolium pratense cultivar HEN17-A07 linkage group LG4, ARS_RC_1.1, whole genome shotgun sequence:
- the LOC123920206 gene encoding sucrose synthase-like, whose protein sequence is MASLTRSTSLRERFDETLTANRNEVLALLSRIEAKGKGILQHHQVIAEFEEIPEANRQKLVNGAFGEVLRSTQEAIVLPPFVALAVRPRPGVWEYLKVDVHGLVVDELLPAEYLKFKEELVEGSSNGNFVLELDFEPFNASFPRPTLNKSIGNGVEFLNRHLSAKLFHGKESLQPLLEFLRLHNYNGKTIMLNDRIQNLNSLQQVLRTAEDYLITIAPQTPYSEFEHKFQDIGLERGWGDTAERVLETIQLLLDLLEAPDPYTLETFLGRIPMVFNVVILSPHGYFAQDNVLGYPDTGGQVVYILDQVRALENEMLRRIKQQGLDIKPRILIITRLLPDAVGTTCGDRLEKVYDTEYCHILRVPFRTEKGIVRKWISRFEVWPYLETFSEDVAMELAKELQGKPDLIVGNYSDGNIVASLLAHKLGVTQCTIAHALEKTKYPESDLYWKKFEDKYHFSCQFTADLFAMNHTDFIITSTFQEIAGSKDTVGQYESHTAFTLPGLYRVVHGIDVFDPKFNIVSPGADMSIYFPYTETERRLTSFHPEIEELLYSSVENEEHICVLKDRTKPIIFTMARLDRVKNITGLVEWYGKNARLRELVNLVIVAGDRRKESKDLEEKAEMKKMYGLIETYKLNGQFRWISSQMNRIRNGELYRVICDTKGAFVQPAIYEAFGLTVVEAMTCGLPTFATCNGGPAEIIVHGKSGYHIDPYHGDRAAETIVEFFEKSKADPSYWDKISHGGLKRIHEKYTWQIYSDRLLTLTGVYGFWKHVTNLDRRESKRYLEMFYALKYSQLAKSVPLAVEE, encoded by the exons ATGGCGAGTCTTACTCGTTCTACTTCTCTCCGAGAGAGGTTTGATGAAACTCTCACTGCTAACAGGAATGAAGTTTTGGCCCTTTTGTCAAG GATTGAAGCAAAGGGAAAAGGAATCCTGCAACACCATCAAGTCATTGCTGAGTTTGAAGAAATCCCTGAGGCGAATAGGCAAAAACTAGTTAATGGAGCTTTTGGAGAAGTTTTGAGATCTACTCag GAAGCCATAGTGTTACCACCATTTGTTGCTCTTGCTGTTCGTCCAAGGCCTGGTGTTTGGGAGTATCTGAAAGTCGATGTGCACGGTCTTGTTGTCGATGAGTTGCTTCCTGCTGAGTATCTCAAGTTCAAGGAGGAGCTTGTTGAAGGAAG TTCGAATGGCAACTTTGTGCTTGAATTGGACTTTGAACCATTCAATGCCTCTTTTCCTCGACCAACGCTGAACAAGTCAATTGGAAATGGCGTTGAGTTTCTCAATCGCCATCTTTCTGCTAAGCTTTTCCATGGCAAAGAAAGCTTGCAGCCACTTTTGGAATTCCTCAGGCTTCACAACTACAATGGAAAG ACTATAATGTTGAATGACAGAATTCAAAATCTGAATTCTCTTCAACAAGTTTTGAGAACAGCAGAAGATTATCTTATCACCATTGCTCCCCAAACACCCTACTCGGAATTTGAACACAAATTTCAGGATATTGGTTTGGAGAGAGGTTGGGGTGACACCGCTGAGCGTGTCCTTGAAACGATCCAACTTCTGTTGGATCTTCTTGAGGCACCTGATCCTTACACCCTCGAGACATTCCTTGGAAGAATCCCTATGGTCTTCAATGTTGTCATCCTTTCTCCACATGGTTACTTCGCCCAAGATAACGTCTTGGGATACCCTGATACTGGTGGACAG GTTGTGTACATCTTGGACCAAGTTCGTGCCTTGGAGAACGAGATGCTCAGACGTATCAAGCAACAAGGCTTGGATATCAAACCTCGCATTCTTATT ATCACCCGTCTTCTCCCCGATGCAGTAGGAACTACTTGTGGCGATCGTCTTGAGAAGGTTTATGATACTGAATATTGCCACATTCTTCGAGTTCCCTTTAGAACAGAGAAGGGAATTGTTCGCAAATGGATCTCAAGATTCGAAGTCTGGCCCTACCTAGAGACTTTCTCTGAG GATGTTGCCATGGAACTTGCCAAAGAGTTGCAAGGCAAGCCTGATCTGATTGTCGGAAACTACAGCGATGGAAACATTGTCGCCTCTCTGTTAGCACATAAATTAGGCGTAACTCAG TGTACTATTGCTCATGCACTTGAGAAGACCAAGTATCCAGAATCTGACCTTTACTGGAAAAAATTCGAAGACAAATATCATTTCTCGTGCCAATTTACTGCTGATCTTTTCGCAATGAACCACACAGACTTTATTATCACAAGTACTTTCCAAGAGATCGCTGGAAG CAAGGATACTGTTGGGCAGTATGAGAGTCACACTGCCTTCACCCTTCCTGGACTTTACCGTGTTGTTCACGGTATCGATGTCTTTGATCCAAAATTCAACATTGTCTCTCCTGGAGCTGATATGAGCATTTACTTTCCATATACCGAAACTGAGCGTAGGCTGACATCGTTCCACCCTGAGATTGAAGAACTTCTCTATAGCTCAGTGGAGAATGAGGAGCACAT ATGTGTATTGAAGGATCGCACCAAGCCAATTATCTTCACCATGGCAAGGTTGGACCGAGTCAAGAATATTACAGGACTTGTCGAGTGGTACGGAAAGAATGCTCGCCTAAGGGAGTTAGTAAACCTCGTCATTGTTGCTGGAGACAGGAGGAAGGAGTCTAAGGATTTAGAAGAGAAAGCTGAGATGAAGAAAATGTACGGCCTAATCGAAACCTACAAATTGAACGGTCAGTTCAGATGGATTTCCTCACAGATGAACCGAATTCGGAACGGAGAGCTCTACCGTGTTATCTGCGACACAAAAGGTGCTTTCGTGCAGCCAGCAATTTATGAAGCTTTTGGTTTAACTGTTGTTGAAGCTATGACTTGTGGATTGCCAACATTTGCTACTTGTAATGGTGGTCCTGCTGAGATCATTGTTCATGGAAAATCTGGCTACCATATTGATCCTTATCATGGTGATCGCGCTGCTGAGACTATCGTTGAATTCTTTGAGAAGAGTAAGGCTGATCCTTCTTATTGGGACAAAATCTCTCATGGAGGTCTCAAACGTATTCATGAAAA